The genomic DNA ccatttctcaatctaaaacagagaaagatcctCTCTCAGCCACTCCTTACTAATTCCAGTCTCCAATCTATCTAGTTTTCCAAACCAGATAACTGGTAGCTCTACTCTCTGATGCCACCCAAGCTTCATTacaaaaatatgatcaaaatatgagACAATCCCCAGATTTCAGTTCTTATCTATCTCGCATGTTTGCTAATTCCTGatatgaaagtctccatgacagatgtctcataaCATGGGtatctcaacatcctgtggtctcaaatgcaactcagcttcatcttcactgcttcatgcaatgaactcCCACAGACTCTGCACTTGGGCTTTACATAGATGTGTACTATAGTGAAGAACTAACCACAGAACAAaaatccatcatctttatattttgcatCTTTATTGTTTGCAAAGTCACTTAAAAATTTAGTGAATCTGCCATGATTTTGTGGCCCCTACCAACCTTGAATCAAACTTGCCAGTTTTTTAATAATGTTGCTCGTGAGACAAGGaattactttgcctactccttcaGTAAGGTAAGGGCATTGCTGAATAGAGTCATAAACTTGGGCTACCTTCCTAGGCTTTCAATGAAGAACAGGgcccattctcttttttttcctccaaattaGAATAAAGCTATATTTTCCCTCTTCCCAACAGTTTAATTATGAGGATAGTAGCAAACTCTTCAGTTTTTAAACACAAGTTAGTCTCCAGAACagtaaaaaaattgttttggtaaTGATGTCTCAACAAAATGTCCTCCATTTATAGTGTCATTAAACTGACTAGtataaaaaattatatacactGTAATTTTAAAGGCCTTTTTGACTGTGTTTAGTAGTGATCAGGCTGCTGGTTCATCTTGGGAGAGATCAAACTTcactggggaaggggaaaagaactCAAGATCCATTCCTTCTGTGCatgaaacaaacagcaaaacagcAAAGTTACTCCAACTAGCTTGACTCAGTTATGCTTTCTGCAAGCAGAAGATCCATGTAATGAATTTTGAAGATTTGAAGTGCTTAGTGAAGGATTTGAGTTTCCCAGTTGAGAACTCCCATTTACTGGGCTTCCTTTACAATTCAAAATACCAGTACACTTCCAATTGTCCATATAATTAGCTTTCCACAACCTTACACAGCCGTCATCTCCTGCGGATGCTAGCACTGTTCCTGTTATGTTCCAACTCACCCTCCAGACCTGAGAGTTGTGATTAGCAAactgagccaccatatggatttcAAGTTTTGTGGGACCACCAGAAGAAGTAAGTTCTTTCCTCACAGGTTTTAATGTGAAAATTCTTACATCTTTGGTGGCTATTGCCAGGATGTGGAAAGATCTCCCCAAATTTGGAGCAAAGGCAATATTATGAACAGGATCTGTTACTGTTataagaatttctgcttttgagtATTTCTTGGTGTTTTCATTGTACTCAAAAATCTGAAACTTGGTCATTGCTTTTCGACTGCTGTCATTACTTCCCACTGCGATCATGGGGTAATGAGCAGGAGAGATGGAAGGGTTCCAAGAAATACAGCTACAGCTCAGCTTACTTGAGATCTCGTGCTGTAGAGACCACTGGCTGAGATTCATAACATCTGGGGCCTCATATATTCTTACTATGCCATCTGCTGAACAGGTTGCTAACATCAGACCCGTATGTTTGGGAGCAAATTTCACATCAGTAACAGATGTTCTACTGTCCAGTAGAGTTTTCCTCTTCACCCAGTGACTCTGGCCTCGAAGTTTATCGTTTGATTCTCCTACTACTTCTTCCCAAACAGCTGCTGTTTGGTCAACAGAACAGGAAGCCAAAACTTGTCCAAATTCAGGATGAGCCCACGTCACATGCCATACAGATCCACTATGTGTCTTCCAACTAGCAGTACAATGCCAATCCCCGCTTTCACTTTTATCCCAGACTTTGATCGCTGGAGCAGGTGGCCATCCGGTGCCCGTGAAAGTCGAAAGACACATCGTGGATGAGGTCCTTGTGGTCGGCCTCGATGCTGTGTGGCAGAAACATGGCTGCCCCTGCTGTCTGCGCGGCCTGCATCCTATAGAGGGCGAGAGGTTGGCGGAGGGGCCAGAAGCCCTGGGACTGCTGCAGAGCACCACTGTGCCTTTTATTTAATTGTGTTTTAACTTTGAAAATTACAGTCTCTTTTCCATCAATGTAGTGTTAAAAGAAACTATTAGTGCTCCTTTCTTAAGAAAACAGAGATTTTCATATCTTCCTTGTTGTGTCCTTTTCACTGCAGACCTGAAAGAGTCAACAATAAAAACTATCAACAAAGACAATATTTTGTCTAAGTCATCAGCACAATAATCTTAAACTCAGCCTTATTCACTTTTGTGTAACCTGTAGAGATTAACAAAGATTTGGAGCCAAAATATAACACAAATGAACTCTagctaaatttttcatgaaatcttctaagaACATGAGCTTACTTAAGAGGCCAAGATCACCCAATATTCAAAAAGGAATGAACTCAGGATCTGCCTAGAGGGCCACAGCAAGACAAGGATATGGACACAGAGTAATACTCAAACTTGTATTTCAAACATCTCTATGAAAAGTGTATCTGTAGGAGGCCTTATAGATGTCCATGAATTAattttcaggtattttattttgagtaGCAACCAAGAAAGTGAATTAGTCTCCTTTCttttaaatggataaaataaatgGATTCAAAGTAACTTTAGGGGAAATATTCACATGATTAATAATTTTAAGGTAACCCCTAAAAACAAGATGTTTGTCTCCATGGATCTCAAAGTCACATGTTAAtgataatataaaatgctttcaaattagaaattctataccattttaaaattccaacatttaaaatgtttacagtaGCTTCAGTATAAATTACATGAAAACGGATAGTAACTGCTCactattttcaaaaagagaaaaaaaaggaatatcaaataatcaatcacatttaaggaaatgaattcagAAAACTCTACTTCTGTTTTTAACAATATTCTGGACAGTCATGGACTAGAGAAGCTCCATGTTTGAGGCTTTGcaatccctagaactcacagcacacaagaagagaaacagaaagagacagagactaaTAGGTGTAGAGAGTGAGATGTACACAGGGGGAAAgacataaagagagaaagaaagtgggaaagagagaaagagagagaaagaagaagagagaggggaagacagagagaagattCTATAAGAACTCAATGAAATATAACTTAGAATGTTATAAAAAGTGTCACTTGTCTTTGTATCAATTCTTAAATGTGGTTTTGTCTCTCAAGATCACACTCACTGAAAATTCAATTTTTCTCATAATATCTTTAGGAAATCcaagataaaaatcttttttactgATATTTTTTCATATGAGCAGAACAGATGATCTCTTTAAATCACAGGCCTACTGCATAATGAGTTCTATGTCAGACAAGCTTTACAAAGACATTGTGTTTCAAAACAGACTCACTccaaaaatttctatttaaaatctTTAGAACACTGAGAATGGTTTACTACATAAAGTAATTACCTTACAACTATCCCTTAACATCCAGGGTTAGTGAGAATGGTTTAGCAGATAAAGAACCCACCTTAAAAGTATCCCTTAACTGCTTGGgctggtgtcacacacctttaatcccagcactcaggaagcagagggcagggatttctgtaagtttgagaccagcctggtcaacaagtgCTAGttcaacagagaaacactgtgttgaaaaataaatgaataaataaataaataaataaataaataaataaaacaaaaatgccaactATCTCTTCACTTTTGCATTCGCAAGACAATTGCtacagtacatgcctataatccaatgcttttGATGCCAGATAAAATGGAGACAGAGTAAATCCTGAAAACTCTATTTATGTCTCATGGCAACctagagaccctggctcaaacatGCTAACTGTAAAAGATAAACACCCATAtgtgttctctgatatttacacaAAAGCTGTGACATACATGAACAACTTCCACACATAAagaatttcataaatataaatagacataaataaataaataataaaattataatagcaTGTTTTAGCACACAACATATATTCCAAtacctgggcagcagaggcaACCAAATTCTTTGAATTCAAACCCAAactcatctgcattctgagttcaagaacagtgaaaaatatggagagaaatcctgtctcaacttaaaattccaactctgattatAATTGACTTATCATGAAATCCTTTTCTAAAATGCACTGAAGTGGTCCAGATTAATCTCACCAGAGGACCCAGGAAAAGTACAAGGAAATATCTCTTAAAGTCGTTTTTGGCGTTGGTCAGTGTAGGCTGTCAAAATactttcagatatgaatataacTGAGTACTGTAGCAAAGACAGGCAGGTCTCCATGACTCAAGCCAATTTATACTACATAGTGAATATGGTAGTAAGACAtttctcaatcacacacacacacacacacacacacacactcactcacaaatatacatacagcaACAGTGTCACACCTCTTATgtgtgccattccctatgagtttatgggttCAATTACATTCAGATTACCAATATTCTTCTATTTTATTGTGATTAATTATCTAAGTAAAAGATACTCAAGTAATGAACACATTTGGTTGTTACTCCTAGGTTAGTGTCTATAACTGTATGAGTTTAGGAGATAAACTCCAAAGAGTCACTGAATATAAAACATGGGGAAACattgtttcttaattttctcttttgctttgtcacTGTCTTGTGCTCAGCAAGCTCTCTCAACGAGGCCCAAttgctcagagacattgccaactcaGTGGGAGTCTTCTTCCTTCAGCAATCATCAGTCAACACAATATTTTCCAGGCACAAATCAGGCATTCTGATCTGAAACACAGTCAATTGATGTACACTCTGATGATCCTAGGTTTTGTCATTTGACACTTCAGCCTATTTAAGAGACAGAGAATATAATATATGACaaggttttaaaaattcaaagccaaTATATTGATCCTCTCAATCACTGAAGCATCAAGGACTCAAACAGGAAGGCAACAACAaccggaaaacacagatattccaGTGTTccaggaaaggagaagaggcaAGCATCAAAGATGAAGTAGAAGTAAACTAAAACTGTCGATCTGCAGCAaatacccccaaaacaaaacctaaaagaGATGATGActtaagaaattttatgaagacaaattggtgaATGTCCATCACTTTCAACAAACTAAATAACTATATTACAGTTATAGATTACAGAAAAACAGTACTCAGACAGATTCACATAAATGAGGTCTATATTTGTCacaaatatacaacaaaaatgtgtaaaatattttggaaagaatgaAGACATCGTTGAGAAAAAGGCAAGAAACCATACAGGAAATATAaagtcaacttttaatcaatagACAAAtctaaggaaaggaaaagtgtgATTTTGACAAATGTTACCCAACTCCCTATAATTCtatgtgtatagaaattaaaaaaacacagacttcacaactttcacaaaattatctcaaagtgACAtctgaactgttgtttctgaccctcGAGCTACTAATAATTCTTCCAAAATCAGAAGCCccatgctctagagctctctccagaaatggaggtgatctcttgATATGGAGCAGCAGCTCCTTGAAATTCCATGTTTCAGGCAAATGCAGTCCCAATGATGCTCAATCATAAAACAGCATAGAAAAATGATTTAtaatctgcttcctgccacatggaTTACAGCATAAAACATGGATTCTGCCCTGTCTACCTGCCCAACACCATGTGCAACTGAGAAATGTCTGCAGACCCAAAACTCGTTTTTTTTTTCGTGGAACTAGAGTTCAATGAATCACAACATTGTGGTTAGTTACACCACCAAGACAcaagcattttaatcatgtattggtgaaagGTGATAACATCACCAATTTTTTCAAGTAGTTAagctatttgcaatatttaaaatacaaatctgAAAATAGAATGTAATTTTCATAAACGTCTAGAAACTATAATGCCAGTTTTCTAATCAGTCTTACCACTGTTACCAAAAGCAGTATCTATAAGTGAACAGTGGACAATGATGCTGCAAGAACTATATCCCCACATACCAGGGTGGCAGTGTCTTGCATTACACAGTAAACCCATACTGGGTAGCACAGAGCACAAAGGCCACTGCCCAGGTCAACACATGGACCAACTAAACTACAGTCTCACTCATGGTCCATCTGAATACAACAGAATTGAATACCCAGTGGGTAGTGGCGGAAcatgcttttaaacccagcactagttAGTCAGAGGCAGTAAGATTCtgagagttcaaaaccagcctggtctacaagatgagTCCCAGGATAGAgtaactctgtcttgaaaactaaatAATCAATAACaatctaaacaaataaatgaaatgatagctcaagaGACCTGCTCTGAATATCATACACTCACCATTGTGTAGCTTGTGGTCTGTCATAAAACTCATTTCATCATAGGCAGAAGAGAACCATGGAAAGGATTCACAAAATACCTGGGATCTCTTATCCTGGCATCTAACTCTCCCCGGAACCCCACATTGCCTATGGTCACCAAGCTAGTtctcatattagcagcttccttactgggtgatcagagattaaatgactcagacagcacagacCTTCCAACTCTGAACTTCAAGCACAGTAAACAGAGGCCTAATCTAAAAAGATTGTGTTTTACTAGACATTGTTCCAGTCTCCTAGAGCACATCCttttcctcatccaaagcacagggtcTTTGTGTGCACAGTCCATTACAAACTCAATGTCTAGTGCAgaaaacccattgcctcagagctgggaaacatAAGTCATGTTCATACAGTACCTGTTGCTATCGTGTAACtgggttaaagaaaaacaggctacAGATTAGAAAGCAAGGGGGTAGTTatagggcttggaggcagaaaagacaaggtgaaaatgatgcatttataatcttaaaaattagtTTGAAAAGGTGAAACAGTCTTCATGGCCAAGTGCTCCAGAGAtgtagagacttgtattagagcacattaaaattTTTCAGACCATTCAAAGTCTAAAGGTGAACACCATAAACTGGAAGAATACCAATCCTTAGAAGTGGATAGTAGcatttaagtaaaatacaatcacacagcaaTGATATGCTTAAAATAACTTCTTACAGCAAGGACATTCCTAAAATAACTACTGAAGTACACCACTGACTTGAAACAAGAGGTCATTTTTCATCGACAGagtcctgaggtgaaggtcatgggGATATGATAGTTAGGACAAGTAGatggtagaaaaagataaatgctgGGTTGGGGAGGTATTGCAGAGGATATGACCAGACTATCTAAGCTTCTTAAGAAGAATAGCATCTTGTATACTACTGAAATGAGATGGGAGGATGGAAGTTAATGGGAGAATAATGTGAAGTCATCAAAAACTGTTATataatcagagaaattcaaaaaGAGGCTACTCAACCAATGCCACATGAGACGAAAAGGGTATCTCAAGAACATGACTGACAAAAGACACACTGCCTTAAGACACACAAAAATATCTCCATATGGTGGGAGGAGCTGGGTTCTGAGCATTTGAAGCAACCCTTCCAAAAGTTCCTGGTATTAACACTGAGAtccacagttaataaatgggacctcctgaaactgaggagtttctgtaaagcaaatgacaagtaaacaagacaaaatgcagGCCCACAGAGTTGTGAAGCATATTCATCAAGCCTACATTTGACAaagggctggtttccaaaatatacaaagaaatcaaaagcTCATCACGAAAataccaaaaaatccaattaaaaagtggaataagGAATTAAACacagacttctcaatagaggaatctaaaatggttgaaagacacttaagaaagtgctcaatatacttagcaaccagggaaatgcaagtcaaaacatcTCTGTGGTAGCATACTCCtcttgtcagaatagctaaaatcaaaaacaacagtgacagtttaggctggagaggactgcagaaaggagaacattcttccattgctggCGGAAGTGTAAACTTGTAAAGCCtctttggaaataagtacagtGGTTGCTCAGCAAAActggaatcagtctacaacaagatccagcaattctaatTGTAGGCATATTGCCAATTATGAACATTCAAacgacaaggacatctgttcaacaatgttcatagcatcatcattcataatagacagaaactggaagcttcCGAGATGATCATAAACTTaataatggatagaaaaaatatggtacatttacataacgGCAtgctactcaatggaaaaaagacgATGGAATCTAAAGattcacaggcaaaaggaaggaaatagaagaaagaattctga from Cricetulus griseus strain 17A/GY unplaced genomic scaffold, alternate assembly CriGri-PICRH-1.0 unplaced_scaffold_16, whole genome shotgun sequence includes the following:
- the LOC100757678 gene encoding LOW QUALITY PROTEIN: nucleoporin SEH1-like isoform X2 (The sequence of the model RefSeq protein was modified relative to this genomic sequence to represent the inferred CDS: inserted 2 bases in 1 codon) → MFLPHSIEADHKDLIHDVSFDFHGHRMATCSSDXKVWDKSESGDWHCTASWKTHSGSVWHVTWAHPEFGQVLASCSVDQTAAVWEEVVGESNDKLRGQSHWVKRKTLLDSRTSVTDVKFAPKHTGLMLATCSADGIVRIYEAPDVMNLSQWSLQHEISSKLSCSCISWNPSISPAHYPMIAVGSNDSSRKAMTKFQIFEYNENTKKYSKAEILITVTDPVHNIAFAPNLGRSFHILAIATKDVRIFTLKPVRKELTSSGGPTKLEIHMVAQFANHNSQVWRVSWNITGTVLASAGDDGCVRLWKANYMDNWKCTGILNCKGSPVNGSSQLGNSNPSLSTSNLQNSLHGSSACRKHN